The genomic region TCTCGCGCTTTTGCAAGGCACGCAAAAAATCCTCATACAAAATACCTTCCATCTCTTCAGCCTTGTTTTGCTCGGCGTCTTTAAACATCGAAGAGAGAAAAAAAGTTGCTTTGTCTAAAGATTCTAAAATTTCTAAAACCTGCGCGATTGCCTTTTGCTTGGTGGTTTTTGCAAGCAAGATTTGATAATAGTCAAAAATATGTGTCGCGTGCTCTGGCAACTCAAGCGCGCTATCGCTTAGCAACAAGCCAATTTTTGCTTCTTTGTTTTGAGGATTAAGCGCTAGGATTTTTTCAAACTCACTAAATGCGCGCTGGTAGTCCTTTTGTGCGAAAAGTAAAAAAGCATTTTTTATGGCTTTGTTGATTGCATATCGTGAGTTTATAGCGCTAAGTTTTTGCATAAAAGTCCTTGTTTTAGAGCTTTTCAAAAGGATTTGGCTCGTTGTGGGGAATATTAACAAGCACAATATCTGGGTGAATCTCTTCTTTCAAGCGATTTTCAATGGCGTATTTTAGTGTCCTTGAGCTACTCGGGCAACCGTGGCACGCACCCTCCAAACGCACATACACCCGCGCATTTTTAATGCCCAAAATGCTAATGTCCCCACCATCTAAATGCAAAGTCGGGCGCACTTTTTGTATCACCAACTCCACAGGGGTTTGCAACTCTTCATCGCTGAAAGGAAAATTTTGCATAACTCTTCCTTAATATTAGTATTATCTCAAGGGAGCGAAATCCTGTTTTGGCTCCACTTCACTGCGTTAAGATTCTCTAACGCCATTTATTTAATAAATTGAAAATCAGCAAACTCCGCGCATTGTATCCAAAAACACCAATGCAAGTGTCAATCTTTTTTGAAAAAATGGCGGTTTCTGTAAATGAGAAAAACAAGATACAACACCAAAATGCTTGCTATGATGATTTTTTCTTCCATTGCAAATCCTTATCAATGCAAAACTTACTTTTTATCCAACACTTCAAACGCCGGCAACACTTCACCTTCCAAAAGCTCCAAGCTCGCACCACCACCGGTTGAAATAAAGCTCATATTATCCCTCTCCCCTGCTTTATCAATCGCATCTGCTGTATCACCCCCACCAATGAGACTAAAGGCATAAGTATCACTCACTGCGTGCGCAAGGCTAAATGTCCCACGTGAAAATGCACCAATTTCATAGATTCCAAGCGGACCATTCCAAATGATGGTTTGAGAATCCCGCACTACCTCGCTAAAAAGCTTGCTTGTCGCAGGTCCCATATCCACAGCCATATAACCATCTGGAATATCTTGTGCGGGCGTGATTTTGATATGCTCGTGCTTTTTAATGTCATCAGTGCTTACGACATCAACGGGTAGATAGATTTTGACACCCTTTTGCTTTGCGGTATCCAAAATCTTACGCGCCTCGCTTACCAAGTCATCTTCCACAAGGGATTTTTGCATATCAAAACCGCGCGCTTTTAGGAAAGTATTGCTCATCGCCCCACCGATAATAATCTTATCAATAGAATCTAAAATGTTATAAAGGAGCGTGAGCTTTGAGCTTACCTTGCTTCCACCAACGATAAGTAGCACAGGCTTGAGCGGATTTGCCAAAGCTTTTGCAAAAGAATCTATCTCTTTTTTTAGCAGCAATCCTGCAACTTTTTCTTTGACAAATTTCGCCACGCCATAAGTGCTAGCGTGCGCCCTGTGGCTCGTCCCAAAAGCGTCATTTACATACACATCGCACAGCTCGCCAAGTTTAGCACTTAACTCATCGCTATTTTTTTCCTCGCCATCATAGTAGCGGATATTTTCTAGCAAAATTACAGAATTTGAGCCAGTGAGCGTGCTTTGGAGTGTTTTGACAGATTCTATGCTATCAGCAAAGGCAACATCACGTCCCAAAAGGCGCTCCACGCGCTTTAGAATATGCTTGAGTGAAAACTCCGAGCTTCTGCCCTTTGGACGCCCTAGGTGGCTTACAAGTGTGATATTTTTTGCTCCATTATCAATGCAGTAGTTAATAGTGGGCAGCGCCTCGCGGATTCTCGTATCATCTGAAATATTAAAATCCTCATCTAATGGTACATTAAAATCCACGCGCACAAGCACGCGCTTATTTGCCACATCAATATCACGCACGCTTTTAACGCCCTGCATTGTTTCAATTCCCGCGATTTTGTTCATTGTGTCTCCTTTGTTTTGATGTATGGCTTAAAATTTAGGTTCTATTCCTTTGAGTGTATCACCTTCGCGGAAGTGAATTCCGCTTCATCTCCGCTTCGCGTTCATACTTAACGCTTTTTGGTTGATAAGAATCTTGGATTCTCTTGCCACTCTTTGGAGTTTTTAGATTCTCATTAACGCAATAGCGGACAAAATCCAATACTAGCAAAAGGCGCAACTTTAAAAAGCAAAAAGAGAATCTGCCGCTTTTAAAAGTTTTCTTAGTTTTAGAATCCCCCTAGTTTTTCCCCACCGAGTATATGAAAATGCAAATGTGGTACTTCCTGCCCGCCATCTGCGCCGATATTACTAATCACTCTATACCCGCTTTTTTCAATCCCAAGCTTTTTTGCCACTTCTTTAATAAACTCGCTTAATCCAGTCAAAGTTTCAGAATCTGCACTCTGAAAGTCTTTCACACTTTTTTTTGGGATTGCAAGCACATGCACGCGCGCCTTTGGATTAATGTCTTCAAATGCCAAAAAATGCTCATTTTCCAGCACCTTTTTGCACGGCAACTCACCTGCAATGATTTTTTCAAATACATTCATTGAATCTCTCCCTGCGTTGTATTTCTCTGCATTGCGTTATTTCCTTCTCAAAAAAACGAAATAAGCGCGCGCATTATAGCATATTGCTTTAAAATTCTTTTTTAAGATTAAAAAGCCCCTTGATAATGAGACTAAAGAAAATCCCTTCAAAAAGCGCGCCAAAAATACATGAAATATAAAGCGCATCACCAAGCACACCAAATTTTTGCCCCATACTTGCGACAATGACTAAAAAAGTCAGCGGCATACAATCGCTAAGTGCAAAAAGTAGCGTGTGCTTGAAATTCTTAAAATAGCGCAAAAACACCACACTTGCCGCGCAGATTCTGATACTTAGCATACCTAACACAAGATAGAGTGCGTGCAGTAAAATATGCGGATTTTCCACCACGATAGGAATATCAATAGTCGTGCCAACATAAATAAAGAAAAATGGCACAAAAAACCCAAAGCCCAAATCATTGAGTTTTTCAGGTAGCGTGTGCTTGTATTTAAAATAAGTCGCAAGGATAACGCCTGCAATAAATGCACCCAACACTTTTTCTAGGGAAAGCGCGGTGGTTAGCACAATAAAAAGCACAAAAAGCAAAATCACAAAACGAATATCTTGAGAATTTGTGTCATCGTGCGGGAGAAGTAAGAGTTTTAGATTCGGAAACCACCAAAACAAAATATTTGCAAGCTTAAAGACGCCAACCACACAGATTAAAAAAACAGAAAGCATTAGCAAACTTTCACCCAACTGCCAATTAAAGCCGTATTTATACGCGCCTTCCATTGTGATAAGCACAGCAATACTGACTACTTCACCTAGGATTCCAATTTTTAGCGCGAGATTGAGCCACGGCTTATCCTTGCCATAATCGCGTATAAGCGCCATAATCATGCCTAAGCTCATCACAGGTAAAAGTGCTAAGAAAATAATAGGCAATGCCAAAGCCACCACGCAAAGCGCAGAAAGCCCATACAGCATTACAAAATATGCCCCAGCGCGGTAGAGAAACTGCCTATCCATAGCAAGGAAGTTTTTTAAATCTACCTCCATACCGCACAAAAACATCAAAAATAAAAGCCCCGTATTTGCAACAATCATTATGTAAGTATCTTGCGGATTCACAAGATCAAAATAACCCGCAAAAATACCAAGCAAAATCTCTGCAACAACGATGGGAATCTTTGTAAGATTGCTTAAAGGCGTGGCAAGGACGATGAGAATTGCAACAATTGCAAATGGCAAAAGAAGTTCCATAAATATCAAACCTTAAAAAATATAATAAATCGCGCCATTATACCCTGCCAAAGCAAAAGGGAATATAAGGGGAATCTAAATGCGATAAATCAAGTGCGCGGGCTTGCCAACTTTTGAGATTAAGCTCATAATAAGAAAGCGCATAGGAGGCGCTAAAACACATTTGCAAGCTAAAACACTGCGCTTAGTTCATCAAATTGACCTTACACACGGAAAGGATTCTAAAATTCACCCCGCCTTCGATACCAATGAGATGATAGCCAATTAATAAATATTTTTTGTTTTAATTAAGCGTATAGAATCCTTGCAACAGCACGCTTACAACGCTATCACAAAGATTTAAAGAAGTTAAATTTAAGAGTAAAATTATTTCATCTGCATTGCGACTTCTGCAGCAAAATCCTCAACTTTTTTCTCAATGCCTTCACCCAGCTCAAAGCGCACATATTTTGTGATTTCAAGCTCATCGCTAAGTTCTTTGCCGACATTTTCTAGCACTTGCGCAATTGTCTTTTTATCGTCCATCACAAAAAACTGCCCTAGCAATGTTAGGCGCTGGTCGATAAGTGTATTATCCGCGATAAAGCGCTCAATTTGCCCGGGGATAATTTTTTCCCAAATTTTTTCAGGCTTGCCTTGTTTTTGCAATTCCGCTTCAAAGTCCTTTTTAGCTTGCTCCAACACTGCAGGTGTGAGCTCACTGCGACTAATATAGGTAGGGATTTTATGTAATGGCTTGCCAAGTCTTTGCAATTCCTCATTTTCTTTTGTGAGTTCTGCGATAAGCGCAACTTTTTCTTGCTTGATAAATTCAGAATCTAGCTCCGTGTAGCTAAGCACTTGAGGCTTCATCGCAGCCGCGTGCATACAGAAATTGCGCGCTAACTCGGCAGCTTTTGCTTTTGAGCTTTCTTTCTTATACGCGATTGCGATAAGCACGCCAACGCGCCCATTTGAATGCACATAGCCATTTACCACAGCATTGCCTTGCACCTTGATTGTGTCAATTCTGCGAATAACGATATTTTCACCAATTTTTGCGATATTTTGTTGCAAAAATTCTTCAAATTTTGTGCCATCAACCACACTTGTATTAAGGCTCGAAACTTCGCTTAGCTCGTTTTCAAACACGATTTTTGCACTTTTTTGCACGAGCTCTTTGAAAGTATCATTTTTTGCCACAAAATCCGTTTCGGAGTTGATTTCAAGCAAACTTGCCTTACTAAAATCACTTGCCACTTCAACACTCACAACACCTTCACTTGCGATTCTATCGGCTTTTTTAGCAGCTTTGCTTAAGCCCTTTTCACGCAAATATTCCACTGCCTTTTCAATCTCGCCTTTTGTTTCCACAAGCGCTTTTTTGCAGTCCATCATTCCCGCGTCAGTGAGTTCGCGGAGTTTTTTTACTAACTGTGCTGAAATCTCCATTATTTTTCTCCCTCTTGTAGTTCTGCTAGTACTTCTTGCTTTTCTTCTTCAGTAGCTGCTTTTTGCTCTTGCTTAGCTTCTTCAAGCTCACCATCTTTGTTTTGCGCGCGCCCTTCTTGGATAGCCTCTACCATTTCTTTGCAGAAAAGTTGGATTGAGCGGATTGCATCATCATTTCCGGGAATTGGATAATCCACTTTATCTGGATCGCAATTTGTATCAAGTGGCGCAACAACAGGGATTCCAAGCCTTCTAGCTTCTGCGACTGCAATCCTTTCTTTCACCACATCAATGACAAAAATCATATCAGGAACTTTTTTCATATGGCGCACACCACCGAGGTATTTTGTGAGTTTTTCTTTCTTGCGTATAAGCATAAGTTTTTCTTTCTTTGTGAGCAGGTCAATTTGCCCACTCTCTTCCATTTGCTCAATAATTTCAAGCTTGCGCACAGATTTTTTAATCGTGCTAAAATTTGTCAGCATACCACCTAGCCAGCGATAATTCACATAAGGAATATTGATAGTTTCCGCATACTGCTTAATTGTCTCGCTTGCTTGTTTTTTGGTGCCAACAAACATAATCGTTTTGCCCTCACTCGCTGCTTCGCGCACGATATTATAAGTATATTTGAAATAGCGTAAAGTCTTCTGCAAGTCAATAATGTGAATATTTTTGCGCACACCAAAAATGAAGCGTCCCATTTTTGGATTCCATCGTCTTGTCTGATGCCCGAAATGCACACCGCACTCAAGCAAATCTTTCATCGTGATCATTGTGTCTCCTTTTACTTTATTTTGGTTTTGCCTCCATACCCATTAACGCAAACTCCATCTTGCAGAGAATCCGCAACCGCACAAGGATTGGTATGTGTGAGCTGTTTATAACTTTCTCCTAAAAATTTCAGAAAAAAACGCGCAATTGTATCGCGCAAATACTTAAGCAATGGTTAAAACCTAAAAGTAACATTTTCCTAAAGATTAATTTTTCGGAATCAAATTTGCTTAATTTGCATTAACAAGCAGATTTATAGGAGTCGTGAAAATGGATTTTGTCAGCATTATAATGGGAAGCAAGAGCGATTTTAATGTGATGAATGAGTGCGCGGAAGTGCTAAGGAAGTTTCAAGTGCCTTTTGAGCTCATCATCTCATCTGCCCACCGCTCGCCCACACGCACGCAAGAATATGTCATTGACGCGCAAGAGCGTGGCGCGCAGGTATTTATCGCAGCAGCTGGTATGGCAGCACACTTGGCAGGAAATATCGCTGCACACACTTGCAAGCCTGTGATTGGTGTGCCATTAGCTGGAGGTGCGCTAGATGGGCTAGATTCTCTACTTTCAACGGTGCAAATGCCTTCTAGTATTCCTGTAGCCACCCTTGCACTTGGCAAAGCAGGTGCGATAAATGCAGCGTATTTGGCAATGCAGATTCTAAGTCTCAAAAACAACGAGTTAGCGGGCAAACTCATACAAGATCGCGTGATGAAAGCCAAAAAAGTAGAGCTTGATTCTTCAGAAGTGGAAGTAAGGATTTAAGATTATGCAAAATACAGAATCTAGCGTGCAAGAAACCCAAACACAAAATAGCACGCCAACAAATCCACAAGGCACACAAAATGCACAAAATAGCACTGCTCCCGCGCCACTTGAGACAAAAAGCAATGCGACTTGGATGAGCTTAGAAGAATTTTTAAAACTCTCAGGTTTGCCACAAGAAAAAGTTCTCGCGCTTATAGAATCTGGGAATATCCTTAGCAAAAAAGAGGGGGATAAGATTTTCATAGATGCCACTAGCGGCACTTCAGCGCTTGTAAAACGTGTAGAATACAGTTTGTTTAATTCAGATACAAGTGGCAATGCGCTTGATCCGCTCTTTGTGGAAAAGACGATTTCGACAATTTTGAGCCTGCATGAAAAGGTAGTCGCAGGGAAAGATGAAACCATCAGCGCATATAAAAATGAAAACTCCTTTCTTAAAGAGGCACTTGTGTCGATGCAAGAAGTCTATGATGATGATAAAAAGACGATGGAGACCTTACGTTCTGAGCTAGAGCGCGCCAGAGAAGAAAATGAATTTATGAAGCGCAAATACCGCCTTATGTGGGGAAGAGTGTCAGATATGAGCGGGAAATAAAGTATTGAAAAATCAAAAGTGGTAAAAAAGTAGAGGGGCTAAGCCTTTTTCTTTTGTGTGAAAAATAGAGAATCTATTCTTTCCGATGTATCGCCCGCGCGGAAGTAAATTCCGCTTGTCTCCACTCCAGTCTTGCTACACTTCGCTTGCGCGCGCGGGACTTGACATTTTTTTGGTTGATTAGGTTTGTTAATTTTAAAGATTCTATTTCTTAAAGTTTCTTGTTTGCAAGGGGACAAAAAAAGAATAGGCTTGAATTGCCAAAATTTGAATTGAAAAATTTGCAAGGATTCTGTAATTTTATAAGATATAGGGATAAAGTAGATTTTCCCTAACGGGAACGAGGGGTGCAAGCTAACAATAAGCTTTAAAATACCCTTTTAAGGAGATTTTCAACCCTTAGGATTGTAATAAGCCTATCCTCGCGCTTACCAATGCCCTGCATAAGCTCTTCGCTCTCACTTATCGTATCTGGCACTGGATCAATGTCGCTGTAATTGATACGCACAGCCTCATTGAGCTTGTCAATCACAAATCCCACAACTTCATCTTTATGATACACAACCAAATATCTTGTGTCTTGGTCCTGCTTAATGGCTGAAAGCCCAAAACGCAAGCGTAAATTAATAAGCGGAAATATGCTTCCACGCAAGCTAAACACGCCCATCACATAATCTGGTGTTCCCGGCACACGCGTATAATCGATAGGCTTTACAATCTCTTTTACATTAAGAATTGGCACAGCAAACTCTTCGCTTCCCACATCAAAACTAATCACCTGCAAAGTCTCTTCATCAAAGCCCACACCCTCGCCTGCAGACTTTTTGTTTTGTTGCTTATCAAAAACTTCTTTTAGTTGCTCATTCATTATCCTACTCCCCTTCTTTTAGGTTGATATTGCGTCTCACCACATTGGCGAGATATTCAGGTGTGTAAGGCTTTGTGATATATTCTGTCATACCAGATTCTACCCCGCGCATTCTATCAGTTTTGCTGTTACGACTTGTGACCGCGATAAGTGGCAGATTCTTAAATTTATTATATTTGCGCACTTCAGAGGCGAAAGTATAGCCGTCCATTTTTGGCATTTCAATATCCACAAGCACCGCATCAACCTGTTTGTCACCATTTTTTACAATATCTAAACCTTCTAATCCATTGCTAGCTTCTAGCACGGTGACGCCGAGGCTTTTCAAGCATTTTTTCATAATCGCTCTATCAGTGTTGCTATCATCAATTGCAAGCACAACATAATCACTTGGTGAACTTTTTATCTTTTGTGTTTCTGCTTCATCGATGAGTTTATTAATGCTAACTTTAACACATTTTGCCATTTCCATCATACCCGCAACATCAACGATGAGTGTGATTCTACCATCACCCCTTACGGTCGCACCAGCGATGCCCTCTGTACCTTTGAGATAATAGCCAAGCGATTTAATCACCACTTCTTCTTGTCCGATGAGATAATCCACAATTACGCCGATTTTCTGATCCGCCAAGCCGATAATAACGACATACACTTCATTCATCGCTTCTAGCACAGAATCTACCTTGAAAATATCCGCTAAGCGCACGAGTGAAAGCACCTCATCACGCAATCTTAGCACACTCTTGCCATCGACTGCATAAATCTCATCTTGGCTGATACGCACTGTTTCAATAACAGATGAAAGCGGAATAGCGTAGTATTCCTCTTGTGCTGCGACAAGCAAGGCTTGAATAATCGCAAGAGTGAGCGGGATTTTGAGCTTTTGTGTTGTGCCTACGCCCTTTTCAGATTCTATTTCAATGATACCATTGAGTTTTTCAATGTTTGATTTTACAACATCCATTCCCACACCACGCCCAGAGACATTGGTAATTGTCTTAGCGGTTGAAAATCCGGGCTTAAAGATGATATTAAACGCCTCTTTATCGCTCATAGCATCAGCTTCGCGTTCGCTAATAAGCCCCTTCTCCACAGCCTTTTGCCTTAGCATTTGCGCATCTAAGCCCTTGCCATCATCTGTGATTTCTACCACGATATGATTGCCCTCGTTATAGGCTTTGAGCTGGACAGTGCCCGTAGCTGGCTTACCTGCGAGCTTTCTATCCTCTGGAGATTCTATACCATGATCGCAAGAGTTTCTAATAATGTGAATTAGCGGGTCGCCGATTTCCTCTACAATGGATTTATCAAGCTCTGTTTCTTCTCCTGTAATGATAAGGTCAATGCTCTTATTAAGCTCGCGAGAAAGGTCGCGCACCATACGCGGGAATTTATTAAACACCTTACCGATAGGTTGCATACGCGTTTTCATCACCGCAAGTTGCAAGTCAGTTGTAATTGATGAAATGCTAGAAACCACTTGATTGAGCTCTTCTAAGAATTTTTCCCCATCATAGCGCTCTTCCACATCGCCATAAATTTTAATAAGTCGGTTTTTACCCAGCACAAGCTCCCCGATAAGATTCATTAAGTGATCTAGACGGCGCACATCTACACGCACGGTTTGTTCCACATTTGTTGCCGGTGTGTTGCCATCATCTTTTTTCGCACCCGCTGGTTTTGCACTTGCACCAGCAGGAGCTTTTGGTGAGGCTGGTTTTGGTGCTTCTGTTTTTACGGGTTCCTCGCTTGGCGCGTGTGGGGCTTGAATATCTTGCGTGATACCTTGCTTTTTAAGCTCTTCTCTACGCACTTTATCTGCTTCTTGACGTTTTTTTAGCAAACGCTCGATTTCAGCCTCTACTTGCTCCCCGCTCATTGAAGAATAATCTAAATCCGGCTCATCAGCAAGCGGATTCGTAGCATCTGTCGCAGGTGCTGAAGATTCTGTTGTTGAGGCTGCTGGTGTAGATTGCGCTGATTGTGTTTCTTGTGCGTTTTCTGGGCTTGGTGCAGCACCACCCGAAGAAATAGCCTGCAATCTTTTTACCGTATCAGCAATGTCAATGCCACTCTTTGCGTCTGTGCCATTGTCTCTAATCGCATTTAGCAAGGCTTTCATCAAATCCACAGACTGCAACACCACATCCATAATATCTGGCGTGATTTTTAGCTCTGCACGACGCGCTTTATTAAGAACATCTTCCATGTTATGCGTCAAACTTGTAAGAATATCAAAATTTAAAAATGAACTAGATCCTTTAATTGTGTGTGCCACGCGGAAGATTCTATTCAAAAGCTCCAAATCCTCTGGGTTATTTTCAAGCTCGACTAAGTCTTGATCGAGCTGTTCGACCATCTCAAATGCCTCTATGAGGAAATCTTCCATTATCTCTTGCATATCGTCCATTGCTAAACCTCACTTTTACAGAGTTTAAAATTAAATAATTTGGTTATTTTAGCAAATTATTTCAATAAAATTCTAGAAATTTCATCATAAAATAATCCTGCGTCAAATTTTACCAAATACGCATCTGCTCCCAACTCTTTACCTTTCTCTTCACTCAACTTATCACAAATTGAGGAGTTAAAAATAATTGGAATCCCAGAAAATCGCTCATCTTGCTTTATTTGCGCCGCAAAATGGAATCCATCCATCCTAGGCATTTCCACATCTGAAACAACCAATTTAAGATGATCTCGCAACTTGTCTCCATACTCGCCATAAAGCTTTTCTAGCTTTTCAATCCCATCTTCACCATCGATTGCTTCCACAATCTCAAAGCCCACATTGCGTAACGAAGTGCGCAAAAGCTTGCGTGCGATAAGACTATCGTCTAAAATTAGCACTTTACCTTCAAATTTTGGAATCTCTTTTTTACTTCCATCATCATTTAGCAGTGTCTTCATCGGGTCGTAGAAATTTAAATCATTAATAATGCTCTCTAAATCCAAAATAAGCAATGTTTTATTGTCTTCAATCCTTGTAGTGCCTGTGATTTTGCCCCTTTGGTTATCATCTCCGCCAAAAACCGCGCCCTCAATATCCTTCCAGCTAATACGCCGAATGCGACGCGCCTCGTGGATTATAAAGCCAACCTTAATATTATTAAACACGGTTACGATGACTTTGCGACTTTTGTTTTTGCTAGGATCAGTCTGCACGCGCATCCAAGTAGCTAAATCCACCAAAGGCACAATCTCACCGCGCAAATCAAAAGTCCCAAGCACATAATCCGGCGCAGCGGGCAAATCGAAAATATGGTTTGGAAACTCGACAATCCCCTCCACCTTAGCGACATTGATTCCATAAATGCCCTCATAGATTTCCTCTCGTATCTCAAAGATTCTGAAATCCACGAGCTGCATTTCGTTTGTGGCGATTTTTGAAAGATCTTTTCTCTCATTTAGAGACATTCTCACTCCTAAAAAAAATAAATCTAACTCACTCAAAGATACCTATTGTAATGCAAAAATACTTCCATTTATATAAAAGGAAGGCAAACAAATATACAAAATCTCCCCTTTTGTAAATCTCGCATCTAAATGAAAATGTCCTTCTATGATGATTTTTGGGGTCATTTCTAGCATTTTACAATATTTGCGAGAGAAAAATTTTTTATACGCAAGCAATCTTTTTTTGCAAAATTCCTCGCATTTTTGTGAATCCACCTCAAAATCACGTACTTTTTTTTGCAAGATTTTTCTCTCTAGATTCTCATACAGCTTGCCTTTTGTCAAAATATCAGCAATTTTGACACACCACAGCCCAAAACTAGAATTTAGCACGCCAATGTAAAATTTATATTTGAAATTCAAAAACAAATCTCCGTGTGCCAAACTCACACTTTTTCCATTAAACTCTGCAAGCAATGGCTGTTGTGAGCGCGAGATAATATGCACATTTGGTAAATCCAAATAGCGCAAGCCAAAATCGTGGTTTCCTTCAAACCAAAAAACCTCCGCTCGCTCGCTCAAAGCACGCACAGATTCTAAAAGTGCGCAGTTTGAATCCTTGCTTTTTTTGAGATTCCCCACCAAAACCTGCGCAATATCACCCATCAAAAACACTTGCGAAGCATTTGTAGAATCTAAGAGCGCTAAAAGTGCTTTGCTAGATTTTTTTGCGTGCGCGTCGCTACCTCCCCAGTGAGAATCCGCCACAAAAAGCGCATCATTTGCGATAATTACTTGCTCCATTTCCACGCCTTACAATCCCCGCTCTGCTTTCAAATTCGCCTTATAATCTTTTGCACGCTAGATTCCCACTTTTGGTATCCCACAATCCTCATCAAAGCCACACATTAAGTTCGCATTTACCACCGCTTGTGAGCTTGCCCCACGCAAAAGATTATCAATTGCGCTATTGATAAAAAGCCCACGCCCGCGTCTAAGCGCAAAAATATCGCACATATTGCTTCCGCGCACATTGCTAATGCGTGGCGGTGTGGTGCAGATTCTCACAAATTGACTATTTTTGTAATGCGCACGTAAAATTTCTAAAGG from Helicobacter himalayensis harbors:
- a CDS encoding hybrid sensor histidine kinase/response regulator, whose translation is MDDMQEIMEDFLIEAFEMVEQLDQDLVELENNPEDLELLNRIFRVAHTIKGSSSFLNFDILTSLTHNMEDVLNKARRAELKITPDIMDVVLQSVDLMKALLNAIRDNGTDAKSGIDIADTVKRLQAISSGGAAPSPENAQETQSAQSTPAASTTESSAPATDATNPLADEPDLDYSSMSGEQVEAEIERLLKKRQEADKVRREELKKQGITQDIQAPHAPSEEPVKTEAPKPASPKAPAGASAKPAGAKKDDGNTPATNVEQTVRVDVRRLDHLMNLIGELVLGKNRLIKIYGDVEERYDGEKFLEELNQVVSSISSITTDLQLAVMKTRMQPIGKVFNKFPRMVRDLSRELNKSIDLIITGEETELDKSIVEEIGDPLIHIIRNSCDHGIESPEDRKLAGKPATGTVQLKAYNEGNHIVVEITDDGKGLDAQMLRQKAVEKGLISEREADAMSDKEAFNIIFKPGFSTAKTITNVSGRGVGMDVVKSNIEKLNGIIEIESEKGVGTTQKLKIPLTLAIIQALLVAAQEEYYAIPLSSVIETVRISQDEIYAVDGKSVLRLRDEVLSLVRLADIFKVDSVLEAMNEVYVVIIGLADQKIGVIVDYLIGQEEVVIKSLGYYLKGTEGIAGATVRGDGRITLIVDVAGMMEMAKCVKVSINKLIDEAETQKIKSSPSDYVVLAIDDSNTDRAIMKKCLKSLGVTVLEASNGLEGLDIVKNGDKQVDAVLVDIEMPKMDGYTFASEVRKYNKFKNLPLIAVTSRNSKTDRMRGVESGMTEYITKPYTPEYLANVVRRNINLKEGE
- a CDS encoding chemotaxis protein CheV, with translation MSLNERKDLSKIATNEMQLVDFRIFEIREEIYEGIYGINVAKVEGIVEFPNHIFDLPAAPDYVLGTFDLRGEIVPLVDLATWMRVQTDPSKNKSRKVIVTVFNNIKVGFIIHEARRIRRISWKDIEGAVFGGDDNQRGKITGTTRIEDNKTLLILDLESIINDLNFYDPMKTLLNDDGSKKEIPKFEGKVLILDDSLIARKLLRTSLRNVGFEIVEAIDGEDGIEKLEKLYGEYGDKLRDHLKLVVSDVEMPRMDGFHFAAQIKQDERFSGIPIIFNSSICDKLSEEKGKELGADAYLVKFDAGLFYDEISRILLK
- a CDS encoding metallophosphoesterase; protein product: MEQVIIANDALFVADSHWGGSDAHAKKSSKALLALLDSTNASQVFLMGDIAQVLVGNLKKSKDSNCALLESVRALSERAEVFWFEGNHDFGLRYLDLPNVHIISRSQQPLLAEFNGKSVSLAHGDLFLNFKYKFYIGVLNSSFGLWCVKIADILTKGKLYENLERKILQKKVRDFEVDSQKCEEFCKKRLLAYKKFFSRKYCKMLEMTPKIIIEGHFHLDARFTKGEILYICLPSFYINGSIFALQ